One Microbacterium marinum genomic window carries:
- a CDS encoding glycosyltransferase, translating into MTRPTRVLSLYEGLFAGGARILHTSVVRGLHADGSHEHAVLSIASAARRESTLQRMEDDTRYRELTGAGVAVSTLGRTAGAHPPAPEDYSNAELDAAASVVAEADVILTLKEQPLGLLLALDERGLLPDVPIASCLHRSDPTHSGAAMRWLGELGASGRLTSTVSCAQSTSDAYARFTPPTVRKIVIPNGIDTARFRPGADDRVAVHRALGIPLDAPVVVFAARFDAMKDPGLFLRSVASHARRDEQTHYLMCGAGMTRDNPALTAALADAGVPRHRMHPLGIRDDMPSVYRAADIVALTSAYGEASPLCLIEGAATGATPVTTAVGDAAQIVRGFGVVTPHDEHAIAAAWTKVISRRPVYRAAALAARPRLGSDRMLDAYRNVIDDLAGAQEAAA; encoded by the coding sequence ATGACCCGACCCACCCGCGTGCTCTCCCTCTACGAAGGCCTGTTCGCAGGTGGTGCCCGCATCCTCCACACCTCCGTCGTCCGGGGTCTGCACGCGGACGGATCGCACGAACACGCGGTCCTCTCGATCGCCTCCGCAGCGCGACGCGAGTCGACGCTGCAGCGCATGGAGGACGACACCCGCTACCGGGAGCTGACCGGGGCAGGCGTCGCGGTGTCGACGCTCGGCCGCACTGCGGGAGCGCACCCGCCGGCACCCGAGGACTATTCGAACGCCGAGCTGGATGCCGCGGCATCCGTGGTCGCCGAGGCCGACGTCATCCTGACCCTCAAGGAGCAGCCGCTCGGGCTCCTGCTCGCCCTCGACGAACGCGGGCTCCTGCCCGACGTGCCGATCGCATCCTGCCTGCACCGGTCGGACCCCACGCACTCCGGCGCGGCGATGCGCTGGCTCGGCGAGCTCGGGGCGTCGGGGCGGTTGACGTCCACCGTGTCGTGCGCGCAGTCCACGAGCGACGCCTACGCCCGCTTCACCCCGCCCACCGTCCGCAAGATCGTGATCCCGAACGGCATCGACACGGCCCGGTTCCGACCGGGAGCCGACGACCGCGTGGCGGTGCACCGCGCCCTCGGCATCCCGCTCGACGCTCCGGTGGTGGTGTTCGCCGCCCGCTTCGATGCGATGAAGGACCCCGGTCTCTTCCTCCGCTCCGTGGCATCGCACGCCCGGCGTGACGAGCAGACGCACTACCTGATGTGCGGCGCGGGGATGACGCGCGACAACCCGGCCCTCACCGCCGCGCTCGCCGATGCGGGTGTTCCGCGGCACCGGATGCATCCGCTCGGCATCCGGGACGACATGCCCTCGGTCTACCGGGCTGCGGACATCGTCGCGCTCACGAGCGCGTATGGCGAGGCCTCGCCGCTGTGCCTCATCGAAGGCGCCGCGACGGGGGCGACGCCCGTCACGACCGCGGTCGGCGATGCCGCGCAGATCGTCCGCGGTTTCGGCGTGGTCACCCCTCACGACGAGCACGCCATCGCGGCGGCGTGGACGAAGGTCATCTCGCGACGACCCGTCTACCGCGCGGCCGCGCTCGCCGCGAGACCGCGCCTGGGAAGCGACCGGATGCTCGACGCCTACCGGAACGTGATCGACGACCTGGCCGGCGCGCAGGAGGCGGCCGCCTGA